One genomic window of Calditrichota bacterium includes the following:
- a CDS encoding DUF47 family protein, which produces MPTLFKRIHELEIQIDRYLDIVLKGALLFRQGVKYYLEKKSDEFSDRLQLLDRLESDADSLRREIESTLYSRMLIPESRGDVLGLLEQTDDVLNTATETLIQFSVQKPDIFPEFNQDYLDLTESSMNAMEEMVGAIRSYFKDLTGVRDHIDKVMFYEEESDRISEKMLDRLFESKEDLCRKLHIRDFIDHVENIADEAEDVCDRVAIAAIKRHV; this is translated from the coding sequence ATGCCTACATTATTTAAGCGCATTCACGAACTGGAAATTCAAATTGACCGGTATCTGGACATCGTTCTGAAAGGGGCTCTGCTGTTTCGTCAGGGGGTAAAATACTATCTGGAAAAAAAGTCAGATGAGTTTTCCGATCGTCTCCAATTACTGGATCGTCTGGAAAGTGATGCCGATTCACTCAGACGGGAAATTGAGAGTACCCTTTATTCCCGAATGCTGATTCCGGAATCCAGAGGAGATGTTCTGGGTCTTCTGGAACAAACCGACGACGTGTTGAATACGGCAACGGAAACGCTCATTCAATTTTCAGTACAAAAGCCCGACATTTTTCCGGAATTTAATCAGGATTATCTGGATTTGACGGAATCCTCCATGAATGCGATGGAAGAAATGGTAGGGGCGATTCGATCCTATTTCAAAGATTTAACGGGCGTTCGGGATCATATCGATAAAGTGATGTTTTATGAAGAAGAATCTGACCGAATCTCAGAAAAAATGCTGGACCGTCTTTTTGAATCCAAAGAAGACCTGTGCCGGAAGCTCCACATCCGGGATTTTATTGACCATGTTGAAAATATTGCAGATGAGGCCGAAGATGTCTGCGATCGGGTAGCCATTGCAGCAATCAAAAGGCACGTGTGA